A window from Cryptomeria japonica chromosome 1, Sugi_1.0, whole genome shotgun sequence encodes these proteins:
- the LOC131032560 gene encoding chalcone synthase 7 — MPAGKMNMEDIEAFRKAQRADGPATVLAIGTATPPNAIEQSEYPDYYFRITNSEHKVELKEKFKRMCEKSMIKKRYMYLTEEILKENPNVCAYMAPSLDARQDMVVVEVPRLGKEAATKAIKEWGQPKSQITHLLFCTTSGVDMPGADYQLTKLLGLRPSVKRVMMYQQGCFAGGTVLRVAKDLAENNRGARVLVVCSEITAVTFRGPSDTHLDSLVGQALFGDGAAAVIVGADPVPEIEKPCFELLWTAQTILPDSEGAIDGHLREVGLTFHLLKDVPGLISKNIEKALVEAFQQFNISDWNELFWIAHPGGPAILDQVESKLQLDPKKMRATRQILSEYGNMSSACVLFILDEVRKSSKEKGCATTGEGLDMGVLFGFGPGLTVETVVLKSVPLQ; from the exons ATGCCTGCAGGGAAGATGAACATGGAGGACATCGAAGCTTTCAGGAAGGCCCAGAGAGCCGACGGCCCTGCCACCGTCCTCGCCATCGGCACAGCCACTCCCCCCAACGCCATCGAACAGAGCGAGTACCCGGATTACTATTTCAGAATCACCAACAGCGAGCACAAGGTCGAGCTCAAGGAAAAATTCAAGCGCATGT GCGAGAAGTCGATGATAAAGAAGAGGTACATGTATCTGACGGAGGAGATCTTGAAGGAGAACCCCAACGTGTGCGCTTACATGGCCCCCTCGCTGGACGCTAGGCAGGACATGGTGGTGGTCGAAGTTCCCCGCCTGGGAAAAGAGGCCGCCACCAAGGCCATTAAGGAATGGGGTCAGCCCAAATCTCAGATTACCCACCTCCTCTTCTGCACCACCAGTGGTGTCGACATGCCTGGCGCCGACTATCAGCTCACCAAGCTGCTGGGCCTGCGGCCCAGCGTGAAGAGAGTGATGATGTACCAGCAGGGCTGCTTTGCCGGCGGCACGGTTCTGAGAGTCGCCAAGGACCTCGCTGAAAACAACCGTGGAGCCCGAGTTCTGGTCGTTTGTAGTGAAATCACCGCTGTGACCTTCCGCGGACCGTCCGACACCCATCTCGACAGTCTGGTCGGGCAGGCTCTGTTCGGTGACGGTGCGGCGGCTGTGATTGTGGGCGCAGACCCTGTTCCAGAAATAGAGAAGCCCTGTTTCGAGCTCCTCTGGACTGCCCAGACAATTCTGCCTGACAGTGAGGGCGCCATTGATGGGCACCTGAGAGAGGTCGGTCTGACATTCCATTTATTGAAGGACGTTCCTGGGCTTATCTCGAAGAACATCGAAAAGGCTCTGGTGGAGGCCTTCCAGCAGTTCAATATCTCCGACTGGAACGAACTCTTCTGGATTGCACACCCCGGAGGTCCGGCTATTCTGGACCAGGTGGAGTCTAAGCTTCAGCTGGACCCGAAGAAGATGAGGGCGACCAGGCAGATTCTGAGCGAGTACGGGAACATGTCGAGTGCCTGTGTGCTCTTCATATTGGATGAAGTCAGGAAGTCGTCGAAGGAGAAGGGATGTGCAACCACTGGAGAAGGACTGGACATGGGCGTGCTGTTTGGATTCGGGCCTGGACTCACTGTCGAGACCGTTGTCCTGAAGAGCGTGCCGCTACAGTAA